One genomic window of Daphnia pulex isolate KAP4 chromosome 10, ASM2113471v1 includes the following:
- the LOC124204647 gene encoding uncharacterized protein LOC124204647, whose product MGRTFWVNLFFGVSFFVCYLHDGDILPNGLTVASVVANGLKKATEFFTPPKKENRGNLIYRMLIKAAAFVGPPPPPKSNWEIAQELLNTVVKTLGILKFLYNGITFVTFALRILAEVFRWHIIHNLH is encoded by the exons ATGGGTAGAACATTTTgggtgaatttatttttcggggtcagttttttcgtttgctATCTTCACGATGGCGACATTTTGCCGAATGGATTGACCGTCGCTTCG GTGGTTGCGAATGGTCTTAAAAAGGCAACTGAATTCTTTactccacccaaaaaagaaaatcgtggGAATTTGATTTACAGAATGTTGATCAAAGCGGCAGCATTTGTTGGCCCTCCACCTCCTCCGAAATCCAATTGGGAAATCGCCCAG GAACTGCTTAATACCGTGGTGAAAACCCTTGGGATTTTGAAGTTCTTGTACAACGGTATCACTTTTGTCACTTTTGCCCTTAGAATACTAGCCGAAGTATTTCGGTGGCATATAATACATAATTTACATTAA